Proteins from one Neodiprion fabricii isolate iyNeoFabr1 chromosome 5, iyNeoFabr1.1, whole genome shotgun sequence genomic window:
- the LOC124183384 gene encoding alpha-ketoglutarate-dependent dioxygenase alkB homolog 4: MEIDRPCGCKGIRSCLICETTYRIPRINLADNLQNKRTYVYCIYCDKAWPGWNLSSNQHPNHIGVPIDYPGVYIQPNFLSKNKAQILIKKLDELPWDLSQSGRRKQNYGPKCNFKRRRLRLGNFSGFPAVTSFVQEKFANVPLLQGFQTIEQCSLEYDPMRGASIDPHIDDCWIWGERIVTVNITGDSVLTMTPYRDALYRYNLPDVETYPSVVESILDSKKTQPNMEAMEHVVVRLPMPARSLMVLYGASRYNWEHAVLREDVKSRRLCIAYREFTPPYLEGGDHFNEGSKILEKARMFW, encoded by the exons ATGGAAATTGATCGACCATGCGGCTGCAAAGGGATTCGATCCTGTCTGATTTGCGAAACCACATACCGCATACCGAGAATAAACCTGGCCGATAATTTACAA AATAAAAGAACTTATGTCTACTGTATCTACTGTGACAAAGCTTGGCCCGGATGGAATTTGTCTAGTAATCAACATCCAAATCACATTGGAGTGCCGATAGACTATCCTGGTGTTTACATACAG CCAAATTTCTTAAGCAAAAATAAAGCACAGATCTTGATTAAAAAACTCGACGAATTGCCATGGGACCTTTCACAGAGCGGGCGCAGAAAACAG AATTACGGGCCAAAGTGCAATTTTAAAAGGCGTCGACTTCGTTTGGGAAATTTCTCTGGTTTTCCCGCAGTAACGAGTTTCGTACaggaaaaatttgcaaacgtTCCCTTGCTTCAAGGATTTCAAACAATCGAACAATGCAGTCTTGAATACGATCCGATGCGTGGAGCATCAATTGATCCTCATATAGATGACTGCTGGATCTGGGGCGAGCGTATAGTCACTGTAAACATCACCGGCGATTCGGTTCTCACGATGACACCCTACAGAGATGCGTTGTATCGTTATAATTTGCCTGACGTTGAGACTTACCCATCTGTTGTCGAATCTATCTTGGATTCAAAGAAAACCCAACCCAATATGGAAGCTATGGAACATGTAGTCGTGCGATTGCCAATGCCTGCAAGATCGCTCATGGTTTTATATGGTGCATCAAG GTACAACTGGGAACATGCTGTACTCAGGGAAGATGTTAAGAGCCGTCGTCTTTGCATCGCGTATCGTGAATTTACGCCACCTTACTTGGAAGGTGGTGATCATTTTAATGAAGGTAGTAAAATTTTAGAGAAAGCACGCATGTTTTGGTGA
- the LOC124183382 gene encoding ubiquitin-protein ligase E3B, with product MFRTEESSKGSFLQQTKAAREERANEKRREAAITYIQANVRGWLARIRFTKTILEDYDTILTEELNTEGTVQLKPALQVYKLISKFLLIYKKERDEKRLERLCRYLVQTLDSESLKLSYVGVALNKDYSISWISQMKSVLHHCLSGLEDLRPDRLSDHKSILLRLHTLVSFTSAGTWAILRVKNMEKFRNGMNQLCANIMGHLVNCGFYAVMKVLLVRGLGRATIALKPVALSAAVTLSLRPLISSQMSDKLVSMFLINVCSVPALIHHLNVMSPECISALTSHNLFTRSLELLNSEQNLRIVFNALEGNYALCLLANLIQLANIERDEVLKDLYFPSFTFVVTRMLEACQQYVVAKQSNLTYWHPVLGCFAQSVDTTLQQAIPHVKLQLACLWNGKIVSQLIGSPLSELVEKEMQYQPDQQSTSIGTNIFRRAFLEARTNRNNSNKNYRKLGSPEATRIALICSLYQTALHTLTQMKLDILTGLCYQDKFLYHMWLFLCTLGPYCGLKAFLDHLAANTKCTAPEFQMLILFADCMTHYVTILDDMEMYEQQFPFKLSDFITMSYFLNQFLYKAVLNNLFDVKTVSSNPLFTSLHTLLMALYRRDCRRTFCPDGHWLAKEVRVSGFLADLEKGRRGAALLLSKMPHVIPHSERVVLFRKHVSDEKAVLGLTVSACNSPPSTLIAVHRSRIVEDGYRQLAMLPSQALKGVIRVRFVNEQGLDEAGIDQDGVFKEFLEETIKRVFDPSLNLFRATTENRLYPSPTSSMQENHLQLFEFVGRMLGKAVYEGIVVDVPFASFFVSQFSGQAGGALYSWLDELASLDRDLYRSLTLVKHFKGDVRQLELTFSLDEDVLGKLVTHELVPGGRAVPVTNQSKINYIHLMAHFRMHTQIKDQTSAFIKGFRSIINPDWLSLFSTPELQRLISGDNVPLDLKDLRRHTQYYGGFHDSHRVVCWLWDILEKDFSEEERGLFLKFVTSCSKSPLLGFAHLEPPFSIRCVEVGDDEDTGDTIGSVIRGFFTIRKKDPQNRLPTSSTCFNLLKLPNYQKKSTLREKLRYAVTSNTGFELS from the exons ATGTTCAGAACTGAGGAATCCTCGAAAGGCAGTTTCCTTCAGCAAACGAAGGCCGCAAGGGAGGAACGAGCCAATGAAAAACGTAGAGAAGCTGCTATTACATATATTCAAGCCAATGTCAGAGGATGGCTTGCTCGTATCAGGTTCACCAAAACAATATT GGAAGATTACGACACGATTCTAACGGAGGAATTGAATACCGAAGGCACTGTACAGTTGAAACCAGCATTACAAGTTTAcaaattaatatcaaaatttttattaatttacaaaaaagaaagagatgAGAAAAGATTGGAGCGATTATGCAG ATACCTTGTGCAGACTTTAGATTCGGAATCCCTGAAGCTTTCGTACGTTGGCGTGGCACTAAACAAAGACTATTCGATATCATGGATATCTCAGATGAAGTCAGTACTTCACCATTGTCTGAGTGGGCTGGAAGATCTGAGACCAGATAGGCTTTCAGATCACAAGTCTATCTTGTTAAGATTGCATACATTAGTTAGCTTTACCTCTGCTGGAACATGGGCCATCCTCAGAGTGAAGAACatggaaaaattcagaaacggGATGAACCAGCTTTGCGCCAACATCATGGGTCATCTTGTGAATTGTGGCTTTTACGCAGTCATGAAG GTCCTTCTGGTGAGAGGACTAGGGAGAGCCACAATCGCGCTAAAACCAGTTGCATTATCAGCTGCTGTAACACTGTCATTGAGGCCATTAATATCGTCACAGATGTCTGATAAGCTTGTTTCCATGTTTCTCATTAACGTGTGCAGTGTACCTGCTTTGATTCACCATCTGAATGTCATGTCGCCCGAG TGCATATCAGCGCTCACGAGTCATAATCTGTTTACGAGAAGTCTTGAACTCTtgaattctgaacaaaatttgagaatagTGTTCAACGCACTGGAGGGTAACTATGCTCTTTGCTTGTTAGCTAATTTAATACAACTCGCTAACATCGAAAGAGATGAGGTGCTGAAGGATCTTTACTTTCCGTCATTTACG TTTGTTGTAACGAGAATGTTAGAAGCCTGTCAACAATATGTTGTAGCCAAACAGAGTAATTTGACATATTGGCATCCAGTCTTGGGATGCTTTGCGCAAAGCGTTGATACTACTCTTCAGCAAGCCATTCCTCACGTTAAATTGCAGCTGGCTTGTCTGTGGAATGGAAAGATTGTATCACAGTTGATTG GTTCTCCTTTGAGTGAACTAGTTGAGAAAGAGATGCAATACCAGCCTGACCAACAAAGTACATCTATTGGAACGAACATATTCCGTCGTGCCTTTTTAGAAGCCCGAACAAATAGaaacaacagcaacaaaaattacagaaaactAGGAAGTCCAGAAGCGACTAGAATAGCACTAATTTGTTCGTTATATCAAACTGCTTTGCATACGTTAACTCAAATGAAGCTCGATATTTTGACCG GCTTGTGCTATcaggataaatttttataccataTGTGGTTGTTCCTCTGTACGCTCGGTCCATATTGTGGCTTGAAAGCATTTCTAGACCATTTAGCAGCTAACACAAAGTGCACCGCTCCAGAGTTTCAAATGTTGATTCTATTTGCTGACTGTATGACACATTACGTTAC AATACTGGATGACATGGAAATGTAtgaacagcaatttccgttcAAGCTTTCAGATTTTATAACAATGTCATACTTCTTGAACCAATTTTTGTATAAAGCAGtactgaataatttatttg ATGTTAAGACTGTATCAAGTAATCCTCTCTTCACATCTCTTCACACTCTTCTGATGGCATTATATCGGCGGGACTGTCGGAGAACTTTTTGTCCTGATGGACATTGGTTGGCAAAG gaGGTTCGTGTCTCAGGATTTCTTGCAGACTTGGAAAAAGGGCGGAGAGGAGCCGCATTGTTGTTATCAAAGATGCCACATGTTATTCCACATTCTGAGCGTGTTGTACTTTTCCGTAAACATGTTTCTGATGAAAAGGCAGTCCTTGGTCTGACTGTGAGTGCTTGTAACAGTCCACCCTCTACTTTGATAGCTGTTCACAG ATCTCGTATTGTCGAAGATGGTTATAGGCAGCTTGCTATGCTGCCCTCACAGGCTTTGAAAGGCGTTATAAGAGTCAGATTTGTCAATGAACAAGGCCTCGATGAGGCGGGCATAGATCAGGATGGTGTATTCAAAGAATTCTTGGAGGAAACGATCAAGAGAGTATTTGACCCTTCCTTGAATCTATTCCGAGCTACGACTGAGAACAGATTGTATCCTTCACCAACATCTTCGATGCAGGAGAATCATCTTCAACTTTTCGAATTTGTCGGACGTATGCTTGGAAAGGCTGTGTACGAA GGAATCGTAGTCGACGTACCGTTTGcgtcatttttcgtttcacaattttctGGTCAAGCTGGTGGTGCTCTTTATAGTTGGCTTGACGAGTTGGCCTCTCTGGATCGAGATTTATACCGAAGTTTGACATTGGTGAAGCATTTTAAGGGCGATGTAAGGCAATTGGAACTCACATTTTCTCTTGATGAAGATGTTCTCGGAAAGCTTGTGACGCACGAGCTTGTCCCTGGTGGACGAGCGGTCCCAGTAACGaatcaaagtaaaatcaattatatacaCCTGATGGCGCATTTTCGAATGCATACGCAAATCAAAGATCAAACCTCTGCTTTTATAAAGGGATTCAGATCGATCATCAATCCCGATTGGCTCTCACTTTTCTCAACACCTGAG TTACAGCGGCTAATATCTGGTGATAATGTGCCACTTGATTTGAAAGACCTTCGTCGTCATACACAATACTATGGCGGTTTTCATGATAGCCATCGAGTTGTCTGTTGGCTTTGGGATATCCTGGAAAAAGATTTTTCCGAAGAAGAAAGAGGGCTTTTTTTAAAG TTTGTTACGAGTTGTTCGAAATCTCCTTTGTTGGGATTTGCACATCTAGAACCACCGTTTTCAATACGATGCGTTGAAGTCGGTGATGACGAGGATACTGGCGATACGATTG GTAGTGTAATCAGAGGATTTTTCACAATACGTAAAAAGGATCCTCAGAACCGTCTTCCAACATCTTCGACGTGCTTCAATTTATTGAAGCTACCAAATTATCAGAAGAAAAGTACGCTACGTGAAAAATTACGATACGCTGTCACAAGTAACACAGGTTTTGAACTCTCTTAA